A genomic stretch from Octopus bimaculoides isolate UCB-OBI-ISO-001 chromosome 29, ASM119413v2, whole genome shotgun sequence includes:
- the LOC106873724 gene encoding E3 ubiquitin-protein ligase MIB2, which translates to MTPLLEAVSRGHLGMMHKLIVRGADINAVNYEDNNCLHLAVETVFHSDVEPLSILNEYCKGLKLKKEEKLSGVVVACYLAHQGANFYCENKKGLNPLDLLTNADLKEELKILFPPQCWQCQEKKATVTLHPCRHIVLCKNCCSKITLKRCPMCPPCIPSKSGFVTAELSEKFFQDIAQQLGDQWQQVGRNLGIKNVQLNIIMCNNPNNTVEQSFQMLYRWFTSCDPDTRTFRTLRDALQAAQCFDALEYLSSGEK; encoded by the exons ATGACACCATTGCTTGAAGCCGTCTCAAGGGGTCACCTTGGAATGATGCACAAGTTGATAGTAAGAGGTGCAGACATAAATGCTGTCAACTATGAAGACAATAATTGTCTGCACCTTGCTGTGGAGACGGTATTTCATTCTGATGTTGAACCGTTGAGTATTTTGAATGAG TACTGCAAAGGGCTCAAgctgaaaaaggaagaaaagctcTCTGGTGTGGTGGTTGCTTGTTATCTAGCCCACCAGGGTGCCAACTTTTACTGTGAAAACAAAAAAGGCTTAAATCCACTAGACCTCCTAACAAATGCAGATCTGAAAGAAGAATTAAAGATATTATTCCCACCACA ATGTTGGCAGTGTCAAGAGAAAAAGGCCACTGTCACTCTCCATCCTTGTCGACATATTGTTCTTTGTAAGAACTGCTGTTCTAAAATAACATTGAAGAGATGCCCCATGTGTCCACCATGCATACCCAGcaaaagtggatttg tgacTGCAGAGTTAAGTGAAAAGTTTTTCCAGGATATCGCACAGCAGTTAGGAGATCAATGGCAGCAAGTTG GGAGGAATTTAGGAATCAAAAATGTCCAGCTGAATATTATCATGTGTAACAATCCAAATAACACTGTAGAACAGAGCTTCCAGATGTTGTACCGGTGGTTTACAAGTTGTGATCCAGATACTCGGACATTCAGAACACTAAGAGACGCCCTTCAAGCAGCTCAGTGTTTTGACGCACTGGAATATCTATCGTCAGGAGAAAAGTGA